In one window of Burkholderia cepacia ATCC 25416 DNA:
- a CDS encoding adenylosuccinate synthase has translation MPNVVVVGAQWGDEGKGRVVDWLAAQADLVARYNGGHNAGHTLVVGGKTYKLALLPSGIVRGKRGVIGNGVALDPEALLAEIARMAELGLSVTPDNLSIAENATLVLPIHRAIDRAQERLRREPIGTTLRGIGPAYEDKVGRRGLRVGDLAEPGRLAAKLDVLVDHHNAWFRGLGLDEHSRDAMLATLADLAPRILPFVRPVWADLNDATDRGERILFEGSQAVMLDIDWGTYPFVTSSGTVASAAAAGTGLGASKLGHVLGVTKAYATRVGGGPFLTELSDATGETLRARGQEFGVNTGRPRRCGWLDAAQLRQAVRISGIDSLALTKLDVLDGFESIELCVGYELDGVRVDHLPASLDAQSRAKPVYERFDGWRGTVKGVRERAALPRAAQDFIARVEAVAGAPVSMITTGAERDDTIVLRNPFDAAATA, from the coding sequence ATGCCGAACGTGGTGGTCGTGGGCGCCCAATGGGGCGACGAAGGTAAGGGACGCGTCGTGGACTGGCTGGCGGCACAGGCCGATCTCGTCGCGCGCTACAACGGCGGCCACAACGCGGGTCATACGCTGGTCGTCGGCGGCAAGACATACAAGCTCGCGCTCCTGCCGAGCGGCATCGTGCGCGGCAAGCGCGGCGTGATCGGCAACGGCGTGGCGCTCGATCCGGAAGCCTTGCTCGCGGAAATCGCGCGGATGGCCGAACTCGGGCTGTCGGTGACGCCGGACAACCTGTCGATCGCCGAGAACGCGACGCTGGTGCTGCCGATCCACCGCGCGATCGACCGGGCTCAGGAGCGTCTGCGCCGCGAGCCCATCGGCACCACGCTGCGCGGGATCGGGCCGGCCTACGAGGACAAGGTCGGGCGTCGCGGGCTGCGCGTCGGCGATCTCGCGGAACCGGGCCGGCTTGCCGCCAAACTGGATGTGCTCGTCGACCATCACAACGCGTGGTTCCGCGGCCTGGGGCTCGACGAGCATTCGCGCGATGCGATGCTGGCAACGCTCGCCGACCTCGCGCCGCGAATCCTGCCGTTCGTCCGCCCCGTCTGGGCCGATCTCAACGACGCAACCGACCGTGGCGAGCGCATCCTGTTCGAGGGGTCTCAAGCCGTGATGCTGGATATCGACTGGGGCACGTATCCGTTCGTGACGTCGTCCGGAACCGTTGCATCGGCGGCGGCGGCCGGCACGGGGCTCGGCGCGTCGAAGCTCGGCCACGTGCTGGGCGTCACCAAGGCGTATGCGACACGGGTCGGCGGCGGCCCGTTCCTCACCGAGCTGTCCGACGCGACTGGCGAAACGCTGCGCGCGCGCGGGCAGGAGTTCGGCGTGAATACCGGCCGGCCGCGCCGCTGCGGATGGCTCGATGCCGCGCAGTTGCGTCAGGCGGTCAGGATTTCGGGCATCGATTCGCTGGCGCTCACCAAGCTCGACGTGCTCGACGGTTTCGAGTCGATCGAGCTGTGCGTCGGCTACGAACTCGATGGCGTGCGGGTCGATCATCTGCCTGCAAGCCTCGATGCGCAGTCGCGTGCGAAACCCGTGTACGAGCGGTTCGACGGCTGGCGCGGCACTGTGAAAGGGGTACGCGAACGCGCGGCGTTGCCGCGCGCTGCGCAGGATTTCATCGCGCGCGTCGAAGCGGTCGCGGGCGCACCGGTATCGATGATCACGACCGGCGCGGAGCGCGACGACACGATCGTGTTGCGCAATCCGTTCGATGCGGCCGCCACGGCCTGA
- the gcvA gene encoding transcriptional regulator GcvA: protein MARRLPPLNSLRAFEAAARHGSFTLAADELCVTHGAISRHVQQLEAWLGRPLFERHNRRVELTDAGRAYLAEVGASFDRIALATAQHFGHAQQRVLRVSAPATFSLRWLVPKLSSFQVAHPAIEVRLSTSNEPIDKLRDKVDLIVRGGPQAIDGYVAEEFLSEVRLPVCAPKLLEGRPLHTPADLAGFTLLHAATYPGMWPEWLAAAGHPNLVPRHSLTLEHFYLTLQGALDGLGVAMGPIALVADDIAEGRLVQPFGEPALPPWRYFTYVASARANDDAVRAFKDWLRVTGNAAAPGGRN from the coding sequence ATGGCCCGACGCCTCCCTCCGTTGAATTCGCTGCGCGCGTTCGAAGCCGCCGCGCGCCACGGCAGCTTCACGCTGGCCGCCGACGAACTGTGCGTGACCCACGGCGCGATCAGCCGGCACGTTCAGCAACTGGAGGCGTGGCTCGGACGGCCGCTGTTCGAACGCCATAACCGGCGGGTCGAGCTGACCGACGCGGGCCGCGCGTATCTCGCCGAGGTCGGTGCGTCGTTCGACCGGATCGCGCTCGCCACCGCGCAGCATTTCGGCCATGCGCAGCAGCGCGTGCTGCGCGTCAGTGCACCTGCTACGTTTTCGTTGCGCTGGCTGGTGCCGAAGCTGTCGTCGTTTCAGGTCGCCCATCCAGCCATCGAGGTACGGCTGTCGACGTCGAACGAGCCGATCGACAAGCTGCGCGACAAGGTCGACCTGATTGTGCGCGGCGGCCCGCAGGCCATCGACGGCTACGTTGCCGAGGAATTCCTGTCGGAAGTCCGGCTGCCCGTATGTGCACCGAAGCTGCTGGAAGGGCGACCATTGCATACGCCCGCCGATCTTGCCGGCTTCACGCTGCTGCACGCGGCTACTTATCCCGGCATGTGGCCTGAATGGCTCGCGGCAGCCGGACATCCGAATCTCGTGCCGCGCCACTCGCTCACGCTCGAGCATTTCTACCTGACGCTCCAGGGCGCGCTCGACGGGCTCGGCGTCGCGATGGGACCGATCGCGCTCGTCGCGGACGACATCGCCGAAGGTCGGCTCGTGCAGCCGTTCGGCGAACCGGCGCTGCCGCCGTGGCGTTACTTCACGTACGTCGCCTCCGCACGCGCGAACGACGACGCCGTACGGGCGTTCAAGGACTGGCTGAGGGTGACGGGAAATGCGGCTGCGCCGGGCGGGCGGAACTGA
- a CDS encoding replication initiation protein, translated as MPRKPASKGSDKQVSLFQTPEPPDLLRKAVQAIHIAPKSGKIGLQQRKMFSSLIKNALRQEAFEPGRTSFSISIASLSHESGLNSNNTKYVKDTVNSLISTVVNWDYLAADRSTVWKASGLLAGAELEQSVLKYSFSDQIRSELLNPEIYALIDMRIAREFRRSHSLALWENTVRYEGIGITAKIPLPKFRDLILGQDKASQSYKEYKLFKSKVLVPCIQEVNEVSDHTLELIEHKSGRSVEAVQFKVTRKQSADTVEDGDVKNEALAEEVAKFGIPRSEARRLITQYGVQRIKAAIAYTLNRTTKKNAAPVDNVAAYFRKALTHGYTLADGQGTEAVAPAKESAQSKQEQIRDKYLAAKVEEAGAYFRELEIDDQTKLIERYNETVAGSKDLTLSPKKKASKLAQTSFFRWLALDTWGEPTSDDLLEFLLKSSLAGN; from the coding sequence ATGCCGCGCAAGCCCGCAAGCAAAGGCTCAGACAAACAGGTTTCGCTGTTTCAGACACCCGAGCCTCCCGACTTGCTGCGCAAGGCGGTCCAGGCGATTCATATCGCGCCCAAGTCCGGGAAGATCGGGCTGCAGCAGCGCAAGATGTTCAGCTCGCTGATCAAGAACGCGCTTCGGCAGGAGGCGTTCGAGCCGGGCCGGACGAGCTTCTCGATCTCGATCGCGTCGCTCTCGCACGAGAGCGGGTTGAACAGCAACAACACGAAATACGTGAAGGACACGGTCAACTCGCTGATCAGTACAGTCGTCAACTGGGACTATCTGGCCGCGGATCGATCGACTGTCTGGAAAGCGTCAGGCCTCCTCGCCGGCGCGGAGCTCGAGCAATCGGTGCTGAAGTACAGCTTCTCCGACCAGATTCGCAGCGAGTTGCTCAACCCCGAGATCTACGCATTGATCGATATGCGGATCGCCCGCGAGTTCCGGCGGTCGCACTCGCTCGCGTTGTGGGAAAACACGGTGCGCTACGAAGGAATCGGCATCACCGCGAAGATCCCGCTGCCGAAATTTCGTGACCTCATTCTCGGCCAGGACAAGGCGTCGCAGTCGTACAAGGAATACAAGCTGTTCAAGAGCAAGGTCCTGGTGCCGTGCATTCAGGAGGTGAACGAAGTTTCGGATCACACGCTCGAGCTGATCGAACACAAGTCCGGCCGGAGCGTGGAAGCCGTCCAGTTCAAGGTGACGCGCAAGCAGAGCGCCGATACGGTGGAGGACGGCGACGTCAAGAACGAGGCGCTGGCCGAGGAGGTCGCCAAGTTCGGCATTCCACGTTCGGAAGCGCGCCGGCTGATCACGCAATACGGCGTGCAGCGCATCAAGGCTGCAATTGCCTACACGCTCAATCGGACTACGAAGAAGAATGCGGCGCCGGTCGACAACGTGGCCGCGTACTTCCGCAAGGCGTTGACGCACGGCTATACGCTGGCCGACGGGCAGGGAACGGAGGCGGTCGCACCGGCGAAGGAATCCGCGCAGAGCAAGCAGGAACAGATTCGCGACAAATATCTGGCGGCGAAGGTCGAGGAAGCAGGCGCGTATTTCCGCGAACTGGAGATCGACGACCAGACCAAGCTGATCGAGCGTTACAACGAGACGGTGGCAGGCTCGAAGGATCTGACGCTGTCGCCGAAGAAGAAGGCGAGCAAACTCGCGCAGACCAGTTTCTTCCGATGGCTCGCGCTGGATACGTGGGGCGAACCGACCTCGGACGACTTGCTGGAATTCTTGCTGAAAAGCAGTCTCGCAGGCAACTGA
- a CDS encoding ParB/RepB/Spo0J family partition protein, whose product MAKDTSKDKKPTGNLHLAAGLLRGLAQENAALETRLPEPAAAPSTIGESAPASAPPAAAPAGTADLGAPQKVLVKDCIPNPFNPRVFYSESSLHELALTLKREGQIEPIKVTRLPEFPGKLVVIDGQRRLRATSINGDETINATFRTDHTPEQLYTIAYRANHDHERQTIFDDAVAWKRLLDEKVFSDQNTLAEKIGKDKASISKTLSLNALPNTLLERMASANDVVGLQAAYFLKLIFERLGEPTADRLLTAVIDRKKSVRDLENFLRTQSDGSKKAGRTRYSVRHDFALESQAIGQLKTYPDGRLDLQLKGVDASHQEALADKLKTVIDAYVAELATATQK is encoded by the coding sequence ATGGCTAAGGACACCTCGAAAGACAAGAAGCCGACCGGCAACCTGCATCTCGCAGCCGGCCTGCTGCGCGGGCTCGCGCAGGAAAATGCGGCGCTCGAAACGCGGCTGCCCGAACCGGCGGCCGCACCGAGCACCATCGGCGAATCGGCGCCCGCCAGCGCTCCGCCCGCGGCCGCACCCGCTGGTACGGCCGATCTTGGCGCGCCACAGAAGGTGCTGGTCAAGGATTGCATTCCGAACCCGTTCAACCCGCGCGTGTTCTACTCGGAGTCGAGCCTGCACGAACTCGCCCTGACGCTGAAACGGGAAGGGCAGATCGAGCCGATCAAGGTGACGCGGCTGCCGGAGTTTCCCGGCAAGCTCGTCGTGATCGACGGGCAACGCCGGCTTCGCGCGACGAGCATCAACGGCGACGAAACCATCAACGCCACGTTCCGCACCGATCACACGCCCGAGCAGCTCTACACGATCGCGTATCGCGCGAACCACGACCACGAACGCCAGACGATCTTCGACGATGCGGTCGCGTGGAAGCGTCTCCTCGACGAGAAGGTCTTTTCCGACCAGAACACGCTGGCGGAAAAGATCGGCAAGGACAAGGCATCGATCAGCAAGACGCTGTCGCTCAACGCACTCCCGAACACACTCCTTGAACGGATGGCGAGCGCGAACGACGTGGTCGGCCTGCAGGCGGCGTATTTCCTGAAGCTGATCTTCGAACGCCTGGGCGAGCCGACGGCCGACCGGCTGCTGACGGCCGTGATCGACCGGAAAAAGTCGGTTCGTGATCTCGAGAATTTCCTGCGTACGCAGAGCGACGGCAGCAAGAAGGCCGGACGCACCCGTTACAGCGTCCGGCATGACTTCGCGCTCGAATCGCAAGCGATCGGTCAGTTGAAGACCTATCCGGACGGCCGCCTGGATCTGCAGCTCAAGGGCGTCGACGCATCGCACCAGGAGGCGCTCGCCGACAAGCTGAAGACCGTCATCGACGCGTACGTTGCCGAGCTGGCAACGGCTACGCAAAAGTAA
- a CDS encoding ParA family protein, which produces MAFKIAVSNQKGGTGKTTISVNIAAAFEAGGNKVALIDADPQGTSVRWVTSGENTLPMTVLSLAPAGRGIGGEIKKQDANFDVIVVDCPGNLEDPRIASVLEVADFCLVPLSPSPADLYSTVAMIRMIESMRSVRNPNLSSALMLNSVNGKTKMREEILKILRAEEIGEHLLDSQIAQREVYRQTFALGTTIHHHNRYLKGLKEARAEIEKLVTEMAQYIASTRTTGAAHG; this is translated from the coding sequence ATGGCTTTCAAGATCGCCGTCAGTAATCAAAAAGGTGGGACTGGGAAGACAACCATCTCCGTCAATATCGCGGCTGCGTTCGAAGCAGGCGGCAATAAGGTCGCCCTGATCGATGCCGACCCTCAAGGCACGTCCGTCCGGTGGGTAACGAGCGGCGAGAACACGCTGCCGATGACGGTGCTTTCGCTGGCCCCTGCCGGCCGCGGCATTGGCGGTGAAATCAAAAAACAAGACGCGAACTTCGATGTGATCGTCGTCGACTGCCCCGGCAACCTCGAAGATCCGCGAATCGCATCGGTACTCGAAGTTGCCGATTTCTGCCTTGTGCCGCTGTCGCCGTCGCCTGCCGATCTCTACAGCACCGTCGCGATGATCCGCATGATCGAATCGATGCGATCCGTCCGTAACCCAAATCTGTCTTCCGCATTAATGCTGAATAGTGTTAATGGAAAAACTAAAATGCGTGAAGAAATTTTAAAAATTCTAAGAGCAGAAGAAATAGGGGAGCATCTGCTCGACAGCCAGATCGCGCAACGCGAGGTCTACCGTCAGACGTTTGCACTCGGCACCACGATCCATCATCACAATCGGTACCTGAAGGGCCTGAAAGAAGCCCGAGCGGAAATCGAAAAGCTGGTCACGGAAATGGCCCAATACATCGCGTCGACGCGCACTACCGGAGCCGCCCATGGCTAA
- a CDS encoding AraC family transcriptional regulator → MHPAPAPYSPGQQVDASTIAAFNPVSPRSTRQSRESDLRLTLAERVARWTDGVDHLTTAIPNLSLHRRETPTQPMDCMVEPSFGLVVQGTKRIIQSGDVYLCDANRFLITSLDLPGSTQVIEASRETPFLGIGLKLDFRVMAELMAQVAPDHEDAPAGRGLVVGDMTEPLYDAVNRLLALLDDPNAIAVLAPYVEREIYYRLLTSDQGGRLRQIASAGSQGNRVSRAIQWLRTHYDESLRVDDLATQVQMSSSTFHHHFRLLTGMSPLQYQKWIRLNEARRLMLSERLDATSASFRVGYASPTQFNREYSRLFGNSPRRDIDNLRSGTDVVLSVAATY, encoded by the coding sequence ATGCATCCGGCACCTGCCCCATACTCCCCCGGCCAACAGGTCGACGCCTCCACCATTGCTGCATTCAACCCCGTCTCTCCTCGATCGACCCGCCAGAGCCGGGAGAGCGACCTGCGGCTGACACTCGCAGAGCGCGTCGCGAGGTGGACGGACGGTGTTGACCACCTCACCACGGCCATTCCGAACCTGAGCCTCCATCGAAGGGAGACACCGACGCAGCCGATGGACTGCATGGTCGAGCCAAGCTTCGGGCTCGTCGTCCAGGGTACGAAGCGGATCATTCAAAGCGGCGATGTGTATCTATGCGATGCCAACCGTTTTCTGATCACGTCGCTCGACTTGCCTGGTTCAACGCAGGTCATCGAGGCCAGCCGAGAAACGCCGTTTCTCGGGATCGGGCTCAAGCTTGATTTTCGCGTCATGGCCGAACTGATGGCGCAGGTCGCACCGGATCACGAGGATGCCCCCGCAGGTCGCGGCCTCGTCGTCGGCGATATGACCGAACCGCTCTACGACGCAGTCAACCGGTTGCTAGCGTTGCTCGATGATCCCAACGCCATTGCAGTTCTCGCTCCGTACGTGGAGCGGGAAATCTACTACCGGCTGCTGACGAGCGACCAGGGTGGCCGCCTGCGTCAGATTGCGTCCGCCGGCAGTCAGGGCAACCGCGTGTCGCGGGCGATCCAGTGGTTGCGAACCCATTATGACGAGTCGCTGCGAGTCGACGATCTGGCGACGCAGGTTCAGATGAGCAGTTCGACTTTCCATCATCACTTCCGCCTGCTCACTGGCATGAGTCCGCTGCAGTACCAGAAATGGATACGACTCAACGAAGCACGTCGGCTGATGCTGTCCGAGCGACTCGACGCCACGTCGGCATCGTTCCGGGTTGGATATGCGAGCCCGACCCAGTTCAACCGCGAATACAGTCGGTTGTTCGGCAATTCTCCGCGAAGAGATATCGATAACCTGCGCAGCGGAACGGATGTCGTTCTGTCGGTGGCGGCAACTTACTGA
- a CDS encoding MBL fold metallo-hydrolase → MASPLVLIHRILGFAAARRGRTLSGGSPQHNGERFSNVAPRPAEGLGKTLGIAWNMLFNKPRNTVPAGMLPVDSLTRAELDAAPDRSLYRLGHSTLLLKLRGEFWLTDPVFAERASPFRRVGPKRFHAPPIALEDLPPLRGVILSHDHYDHLDRDTVLALAATTGVFVTTLGVGDRLIEWGIDAKKVRQLDWWQSVDEAGLTLTATPAQHFSGRSLFDGNSTLWASWVIVDDDLRVFFSGDTGYFDGFRTIGERLGPFDVTLIETGAYDAQWPYVHMQPEETVQAHIDLRGRWLVPIHNGTFDLAMHRWQEPFERVTALAIVRGVELSTPRMGERLALDEPHRGERWWRTVDERAPSVATKSRRWPLCTSQATK, encoded by the coding sequence ATGGCATCGCCTCTCGTTTTGATTCATCGCATTCTGGGTTTTGCGGCCGCCCGACGCGGCCGCACGCTGTCTGGCGGCTCGCCGCAGCACAATGGCGAGCGCTTCAGCAATGTCGCCCCCCGGCCGGCCGAGGGGTTGGGCAAGACACTCGGCATCGCGTGGAACATGCTGTTCAACAAGCCGCGCAATACCGTGCCCGCAGGGATGCTGCCCGTCGATTCGCTGACCCGCGCGGAACTCGACGCGGCCCCCGATCGCAGCCTGTACCGGCTCGGCCATTCAACGCTGCTGCTCAAGCTGCGCGGCGAATTCTGGCTAACCGATCCCGTCTTTGCCGAGCGCGCGTCGCCGTTTCGTCGCGTCGGTCCAAAGCGTTTCCATGCGCCTCCGATCGCACTCGAAGATCTTCCGCCGCTGCGCGGCGTGATCCTGTCGCACGATCACTACGATCACCTCGACCGCGACACGGTGCTCGCGCTCGCGGCAACCACCGGTGTGTTCGTGACAACGCTGGGTGTCGGCGACCGCCTGATCGAGTGGGGAATCGACGCGAAGAAAGTCCGTCAGCTCGACTGGTGGCAGAGTGTCGACGAAGCCGGCTTGACGCTGACCGCCACGCCTGCCCAGCATTTTTCCGGGCGCAGCCTGTTTGATGGCAACAGCACGCTGTGGGCATCCTGGGTCATCGTCGACGACGACTTGCGCGTGTTCTTCAGCGGCGACACGGGCTACTTCGATGGTTTCCGGACGATCGGCGAGCGCCTCGGGCCGTTCGACGTCACGCTGATCGAAACAGGCGCATACGATGCGCAATGGCCGTACGTCCACATGCAGCCGGAAGAAACCGTGCAGGCGCACATCGATTTGCGCGGACGCTGGCTGGTCCCGATCCACAACGGCACGTTCGATCTCGCGATGCACCGCTGGCAAGAACCGTTCGAGCGCGTCACGGCGCTGGCGATCGTGCGTGGCGTCGAACTGTCGACGCCCAGGATGGGCGAGCGCCTCGCTCTGGACGAGCCGCATCGCGGCGAGCGGTGGTGGCGCACTGTGGACGAGCGCGCGCCATCCGTTGCCACGAAATCACGCCGCTGGCCACTTTGCACGTCGCAAGCGACGAAGTAG
- a CDS encoding TetR/AcrR family transcriptional regulator, which translates to MDTSTPPQRLTDRKRAAIVDAAIEEFLASGYDATSMDRIAARADVSKRTVYNHFPGKETLFAAILQKLWDATRTGSSPTYRSDVPLREQLLALLERKMRLLGDEAFLALARVAIGAAIHSPERARDMVERLGEREEDMTVWVRTAAAAGRLSVTDPVFAAHQLHGVVKAFAFWPQITMGQPPLAAPEQLKVAESAADMFLAYYARPEDPDASRAAAD; encoded by the coding sequence ATGGATACCAGCACTCCCCCTCAGCGCCTGACCGATCGAAAGCGCGCGGCCATCGTCGACGCGGCCATCGAGGAATTTCTCGCGTCGGGTTACGACGCGACCAGCATGGATCGAATCGCCGCGCGCGCAGACGTGTCGAAACGTACGGTCTACAACCACTTTCCGGGCAAGGAAACGCTGTTCGCCGCGATCCTGCAAAAATTGTGGGATGCGACTCGAACCGGCAGTTCGCCAACCTATCGTTCCGACGTGCCGCTGCGCGAGCAATTGCTCGCGTTGCTGGAGCGCAAAATGCGCCTGCTCGGCGACGAGGCATTTCTCGCGCTCGCACGTGTCGCGATCGGTGCGGCCATCCATTCGCCGGAACGCGCGCGCGACATGGTCGAGCGTCTCGGCGAGCGCGAGGAAGACATGACGGTCTGGGTGCGAACGGCCGCGGCGGCCGGACGCCTGTCGGTCACCGATCCGGTGTTTGCCGCGCATCAGCTGCACGGTGTCGTGAAGGCATTCGCGTTCTGGCCGCAGATCACGATGGGCCAGCCGCCACTCGCGGCGCCGGAGCAACTAAAAGTCGCGGAATCCGCCGCAGACATGTTTCTCGCGTACTACGCGCGACCGGAAGACCCCGACGCATCACGCGCCGCAGCAGACTGA
- a CDS encoding flavodoxin family protein, with the protein MKTLLIVYHTMTGGTQQMAEAAAGAAREQSGVDVRLQRADATSADDVLDADAYLFATPENLAAMSGLMKDFFDRCYYAALDRVNGRPYAVMICAGSDGQNALRQIDRIATGWRLKNVAPGLIVCTHAQTPERILAAKTIDGDDLARCAELGAGLAAGLALGVF; encoded by the coding sequence ATGAAGACACTGTTGATCGTCTATCACACGATGACCGGAGGCACGCAACAGATGGCCGAAGCGGCTGCCGGCGCGGCGCGTGAGCAATCCGGCGTCGACGTCCGGCTGCAGCGCGCGGACGCGACGAGCGCAGACGATGTGCTGGACGCCGATGCCTATCTGTTTGCGACACCTGAGAATCTCGCGGCGATGTCCGGGCTGATGAAGGATTTCTTCGACCGCTGCTACTACGCAGCGCTCGATCGCGTGAACGGTCGCCCGTATGCGGTGATGATCTGCGCGGGAAGCGATGGACAGAACGCCTTGCGCCAGATCGACCGGATCGCGACAGGCTGGCGGTTGAAGAACGTGGCGCCGGGCCTGATCGTCTGTACGCATGCGCAGACGCCGGAACGCATCCTCGCGGCCAAGACGATCGACGGCGACGATCTCGCGCGCTGCGCCGAATTGGGCGCTGGTCTTGCAGCGGGACTTGCACTGGGCGTTTTCTGA
- a CDS encoding DUF2889 domain-containing protein — MVPPHDIPHDGITREEIHHRQIDMRGYRRSDGQFEVTACLADRKAFDFTPPGGTRTVAALSPIHDLGVTLVFDADMIVRAVSTFLRSHPYAQCPGGGDSLQALVGLRIGAGWNSEVRKRLPSCDTCTHLKELLGPIATTAYQTMVGMRKSSLEERDSDGKPLKIDSCHAYGASRDLVKRLWPEYHRPSAQTKGS; from the coding sequence ATGGTTCCCCCACACGACATCCCGCACGACGGCATCACGCGCGAGGAAATACACCACCGGCAGATCGACATGCGCGGCTATCGGCGCAGCGACGGCCAGTTCGAAGTAACAGCCTGCCTCGCGGACCGCAAGGCTTTCGATTTCACACCGCCGGGCGGCACCCGGACGGTCGCTGCGCTGTCGCCGATCCACGACCTCGGCGTGACATTGGTCTTCGACGCCGACATGATCGTCCGCGCCGTATCCACGTTCCTCCGGTCACATCCGTATGCGCAGTGTCCGGGTGGCGGCGACTCGCTGCAGGCGCTCGTCGGATTACGCATCGGCGCCGGCTGGAACAGCGAGGTTCGCAAGCGCCTGCCGTCCTGCGATACGTGCACGCACCTGAAGGAATTGCTCGGCCCGATCGCCACCACGGCCTATCAGACAATGGTCGGCATGCGGAAGTCATCGCTCGAGGAGCGCGACAGCGACGGAAAGCCGCTCAAGATCGACAGTTGCCATGCATATGGCGCATCGCGCGATCTGGTGAAACGCCTTTGGCCCGAATACCACCGGCCTTCGGCGCAAACAAAAGGCAGCTAA
- a CDS encoding ProQ/FinO family protein — MGFEQLAELRAQLAAKAKQERNAKRPAAPADTGAKPKSGDQPQRGAKPAAAGGKAPHRAKPASAKPSAPVDPVIVAIGKLQRKFPRAFPKNPAPKVPLKVGIWDDLAREAQAVGLNEAELREAMSTWCRGNRYWSCLVEDAVRVDLQGNEAGRVTHDDAARARRLKARRPGKGAAQSAKGAQQQPKAEQQAEAAAEPQPANVEAQADAVPQVEQQTAGNE, encoded by the coding sequence ATGGGTTTTGAACAACTTGCCGAATTGCGGGCGCAGCTCGCAGCGAAGGCCAAGCAGGAGCGCAACGCGAAGCGGCCGGCAGCGCCGGCGGACACCGGCGCGAAGCCGAAGTCCGGCGACCAGCCGCAGCGTGGCGCCAAGCCGGCTGCGGCCGGCGGCAAAGCACCGCATCGCGCGAAGCCAGCATCGGCGAAGCCGTCGGCGCCGGTCGATCCGGTCATCGTTGCGATCGGCAAACTGCAGCGTAAGTTTCCGCGTGCGTTCCCGAAGAATCCGGCCCCCAAAGTGCCGCTCAAGGTTGGCATCTGGGACGACCTCGCGCGCGAAGCACAGGCCGTCGGGCTCAACGAAGCCGAACTGCGCGAAGCGATGTCGACGTGGTGCCGCGGCAACCGCTACTGGTCGTGCCTCGTCGAAGATGCCGTGCGGGTCGACCTGCAGGGCAACGAAGCAGGGCGCGTCACGCATGACGACGCAGCGCGGGCGCGCCGGCTGAAGGCTCGCCGCCCCGGCAAGGGCGCGGCGCAATCGGCCAAGGGCGCGCAGCAGCAGCCGAAGGCCGAGCAGCAGGCCGAGGCGGCCGCCGAGCCGCAACCGGCGAACGTGGAAGCACAAGCCGACGCAGTGCCGCAGGTCGAGCAGCAAACGGCCGGAAACGAGTAA